The DNA sequence CATGAGTCCACCATTTCTATACTATTACTCAATTTGTACGGCTGGATGTCATTCTCCTATTCCAACAGGAAACCACTGAGGGAGGACAGCAATtattcattatcaccatcacatcaATACGAGTGTCAGAAAAGGTCTGCTTTATTTGTCATGCgcctatacacatacacacccataacCATCAGCAGAGACCTAGGGCTTTGAcaaacaaccaacagacctgaaggaatccggtgaacagtttttttttctgtgcgatGCCCAGTGCCACTGTTACTCTTTACAGGgttaagggagaaaaagaagaagaagctcaagAAGAATACACTCACAGATGAAcccgagtgtggctgtgtatggtggactcggaatgagcggcatgagagtaatgctactgaaacgttgcagatgatggggcagcaaaaaaaaaaaagaaagaaaaaaagaaaaaaaaagaatacactgacaaaccaccccttcacacccttCCTTACATCACCAAGCTCAAGCTGCTCACTGGGAACCTCCACACAGTCTTACGCACTTTTACTCAACTTGTATGGCTGGATGTGCCTCTCCCATTCCAACTGGAGAAGAATACACCAACTTACCATCCCGTTACACCCTTCCCTAAACACCAAGCGGCTGACAGGGAATCTCCACACTGCCTTAGGCACTTTTACTCAACTTGTATGGCTGGATGTGCCTCTCCCATTCCAACTGGAAGCCGATGAGGGAGGATGCCAGACCGCAGAGCGCCCCCAGCCCGGGGTTGGCGTACTGCAGGGCGCTGAGCGGGATGAACAGGTCGCAGAAGTCCCGCCAGAAGTTCAGCCTCATGGTGTGCATCTCCACCTTCACCTGGTCGGCGAGGTCAGAGCGACCTGCAGAGTCCATCTCCAAGGCGATGCTGTCCAGCTTCAGCTGCAGTCGGTGCAGTTTGATCACGTCAAAGGTTGTGGAGGCCGCCAACCCGATCAGCCAGGCCCAGGCTGACCACTTGCTCCATCGCGCCACGTCTATCTGGAATTGAAAAATCGAGAAAAGTTAGGgtcacgtaaaaagaacccatggcagcatgaAAGTTCTTCCtgtcaattattttttttaacaaaaacccACTCTTAATATATATGTactcatattatatatatatatatatatatatatatatatatatatatatatatatatgagtgtgttcatatgtgtatgtgtgaggttgtgcacacgcatgcatgtgtgtgtgtgtatttgcattatAGAAGcctcactgaatgacacaggaaaacaaatgatgagcatgTATAAGCAGCACTCAGACAGTACTAACGAGGTAtgcagcctcttgtgcaaatgacgaCGTGTTTGTAAAATACTTTGAGCTTGGTCTtagactgaggataggcactgtataagtatctatatcaatctatcacacacacaaatgcacacacatatgcaaccacacacacacacacacacacacacacacacacacacacacacacacacacacacacacacacacacaaatactgagaCAGTACCTTCACAATCTGAATCTTCCCACACCAGATGGCGTGGTCCAGCAGCAGCCACAGTGCCTTCAGCGTGTGTGCCGTGAC is a window from the Babylonia areolata isolate BAREFJ2019XMU chromosome 15, ASM4173473v1, whole genome shotgun sequence genome containing:
- the LOC143290208 gene encoding peroxisomal membrane protein 11B-like; its protein translation is MTTPQITKAIVKFNSHSQARDKIYRTVQYGSRLVLWYLTRQTERGTVEEKLKKLEAALALSRKLFRMGNSLDLGHKALDALSMPDPVLRRLAVTAHTLKALWLLLDHAIWCGKIQIVKIDVARWSKWSAWAWLIGLAASTTFDVIKLHRLQLKLDSIALEMDSAGRSDLADQVKVEMHTMRLNFWRDFCDLFIPLSALQYANPGLGALCGLASSLIGFQLEWERHIQPYKLSKSA